The following proteins come from a genomic window of Nostoc sp. TCL26-01:
- a CDS encoding cytochrome c biogenesis protein CcdA encodes MLENLQAQIYQLEQFANTLVSQQLTHLSLLSIGIIFAAGLLTSLTPCMLSMLPITIGYIGGYETQNRWQAAAQSTWFALGLATTLAGMGIIAGLVGKVYGQIGIGLPIIVSIIAILMGLNLLEALPLQFPSFGDTNWISQDLPPGVRAYGIGLTFGLVASPCSTPVLASLLGWVANTQDLILGAVLLLSYTAGYVTPLILAGTFTATIKKLLELRRWSSWINPVSGALLVGFGVFSLISRIPLGTF; translated from the coding sequence ATGCTGGAGAATCTGCAAGCCCAAATTTATCAACTCGAACAATTTGCTAACACCCTCGTCTCTCAGCAATTGACCCACCTGAGTTTGCTGAGTATTGGCATCATTTTTGCCGCAGGTTTACTTACCAGCCTGACACCCTGTATGCTTTCCATGCTGCCAATTACAATTGGCTATATTGGCGGTTATGAAACCCAAAACCGTTGGCAAGCAGCAGCTCAGTCCACATGGTTTGCGCTAGGATTAGCTACTACCCTGGCAGGCATGGGCATTATCGCTGGTTTAGTGGGGAAAGTCTACGGTCAAATTGGCATTGGTTTGCCGATCATTGTCAGTATTATTGCCATTCTCATGGGGTTAAACTTACTAGAAGCTCTACCTCTGCAATTCCCCTCCTTTGGTGATACTAATTGGATTTCACAGGATTTACCACCAGGAGTGCGTGCTTACGGCATTGGCTTAACTTTTGGTTTAGTCGCATCTCCTTGCAGCACACCTGTTCTAGCCAGTCTTCTTGGTTGGGTTGCTAATACTCAAGACTTAATTTTAGGTGCTGTGTTGCTACTCTCTTACACAGCTGGCTACGTCACCCCCTTGATTTTGGCAGGGACGTTTACGGCAACGATCAAAAAGTTACTCGAATTGCGACGCTGGTCTAGCTGGATTAACCCCGTTAGTGGAGCATTATTGGTAGGATTTGGCGTATTTTCTCTAATTTCTCGGATTCCCCTTGGCACTTTTTAA
- a CDS encoding cytochrome c biogenesis protein — MTIDNIDNSASPASPWWSLPGKFLRREFLPVLTDLRLAIALLLIIALFSVSGTVIEQGQSPAFYQANYPEHPALFGFLSWKVIQVVGLDHVYRTWWFLSLLVLFGTSLTACTFTRQLPALKAAQRWKYYEEPKQFQKLALSAELDAGSLNSFHQLLQNRRYKIFQEKDHILYARKGIIGRIGPIIVHIGLVTILLGSIWGAMTGFIAQEMIPSGETFQVNNIIDAGPLAAPVPKDWSVKVNRFWIDYTPKGGIDQFYSDMSVLDDQGKEVDHKKIFVNQPLRYHGVTFYQTDWGISSVRVRVNKSPVFQIPMALLDTKGQGRIWGTWIPTKPDMSEGVSLLAKDLQGMVLIYDAQGKLVDTVRTGMSTQVNGVTLKILDVVGSTGLQIKADPGIPIVYTGFAVLMLGVIMSYFSHSQIWALQTGDRLYIGGKTNRAQVAFEQEILDILNRLISSPKVNI; from the coding sequence ATGACTATAGACAATATTGATAATTCAGCATCCCCAGCATCCCCTTGGTGGTCATTACCGGGGAAATTCTTACGAAGAGAGTTTTTACCCGTACTCACAGATTTAAGATTAGCGATCGCTCTGTTACTAATCATTGCTCTATTCAGTGTCAGTGGCACTGTCATCGAACAAGGTCAATCACCTGCATTCTACCAAGCAAATTACCCAGAACATCCAGCTTTATTTGGTTTCCTTTCTTGGAAAGTTATCCAAGTCGTCGGTTTAGATCATGTCTATCGGACTTGGTGGTTTCTCTCTTTATTAGTCCTCTTTGGTACTAGCTTGACTGCTTGTACTTTTACCCGTCAGTTACCAGCCTTAAAAGCAGCTCAACGCTGGAAATATTACGAAGAACCAAAACAATTTCAAAAACTCGCTTTAAGCGCAGAATTAGATGCAGGTTCGCTCAATTCCTTCCACCAATTATTACAAAACCGTCGTTATAAAATTTTTCAAGAAAAAGATCATATCCTCTACGCTCGTAAAGGCATAATTGGACGCATCGGCCCGATTATTGTCCATATCGGTCTTGTGACTATCCTGTTGGGGTCAATTTGGGGAGCAATGACGGGATTTATTGCTCAAGAAATGATTCCCAGTGGTGAGACATTTCAAGTAAATAATATTATTGATGCTGGCCCTTTAGCAGCCCCAGTCCCAAAAGATTGGTCGGTAAAAGTCAATCGTTTCTGGATTGATTATACCCCTAAAGGCGGCATTGACCAATTTTACTCAGATATGTCTGTCTTAGATGATCAAGGAAAAGAAGTTGACCACAAAAAGATTTTTGTCAATCAACCTTTGCGTTATCATGGCGTGACTTTCTATCAAACTGATTGGGGTATTTCATCTGTTCGTGTCCGCGTTAACAAAAGCCCAGTCTTTCAAATACCAATGGCATTATTAGATACCAAAGGTCAAGGGCGAATTTGGGGGACTTGGATTCCCACAAAACCAGATATGAGTGAAGGTGTCTCGCTCTTAGCTAAAGACTTACAAGGGATGGTATTAATTTATGATGCTCAAGGTAAACTAGTTGATACCGTCCGTACAGGAATGTCCACTCAAGTTAATGGAGTGACACTGAAAATCTTAGATGTAGTTGGTAGCACTGGCTTACAAATTAAAGCCGATCCTGGTATCCCGATTGTTTACACCGGCTTCGCTGTGTTAATGCTAGGTGTCATCATGAGTTACTTTTCTCATTCGCAAATTTGGGCATTACAAACAGGCGATCGCCTCTACATCGGTGGCAAAACCAATCGCGCTCAAGTCGCCTTTGAACAAGAAATTTTAGATATTTTAAATCGGCTAATTTCCTCACCAAAAGTAAATATCTAG
- a CDS encoding DUF2330 domain-containing protein has translation MKSFKFIIPLLLGILAVLCFAPTAWAFCGFYVAKADSKLYNKASQVVIAREGDRTVLTMANDYQGQVRDFAMVVPVPTVITKEQVRVAEPKIIERLDAFSAPRLVEYFDDDPCAPVYKRGLLQAVPSATVNEAGDRLRDRSLGVTVEARFSVGEYDILILSAKESGGLETWLQRNGYKIPKGANQLLKPYIRSSMKFFVAKVNLDRFEQAGYQFLRPLQISYKSPRFMLPIRLGMINATTEQDLLIYVLSPKGQTEITNYRTVKVPSDVNIPLFIKDEFGNFYNSTFQTAYTKEGKKVAFLEYAWDMSSCDPCSAEPLTTEELKQAGVFWLDDNSRNSISPSRRSLPTNNVFISRLHVRYTRDKFPEDLMFQETSNTQSFQGRYVLQHPYTGELKCQAGREYKRSLFNRFEQEAQTLARLTNWNIQDIRQKMKLTTTNLTSSWWENFLTWLGI, from the coding sequence ATGAAATCTTTCAAATTCATTATTCCCTTATTACTAGGAATCTTGGCTGTGCTGTGTTTTGCACCTACGGCTTGGGCGTTTTGTGGATTTTATGTTGCTAAGGCTGATTCTAAATTGTACAACAAAGCTTCCCAGGTGGTGATTGCGCGAGAAGGCGATCGCACTGTTTTGACTATGGCTAATGACTATCAGGGACAAGTTAGAGATTTTGCGATGGTTGTACCTGTACCAACAGTCATTACCAAAGAGCAAGTCCGTGTGGCTGAACCGAAGATTATTGAACGGTTGGATGCTTTTAGTGCGCCGAGATTGGTAGAATATTTTGATGATGATCCTTGCGCTCCAGTTTACAAACGTGGATTATTGCAAGCAGTACCTTCAGCTACTGTTAACGAAGCTGGAGATAGATTACGCGATCGCTCTTTAGGTGTCACGGTCGAAGCACGTTTCAGTGTTGGCGAATACGATATTTTGATTTTGAGTGCGAAAGAATCCGGTGGCTTGGAAACTTGGCTGCAACGCAATGGATACAAAATTCCCAAAGGCGCGAACCAGTTACTGAAACCTTATATTCGCTCTTCCATGAAGTTCTTTGTTGCTAAAGTCAACTTAGATAGATTTGAGCAAGCAGGTTATCAGTTTCTTCGTCCCTTACAAATTTCATACAAATCTCCCAGATTCATGCTGCCAATTCGTTTGGGGATGATCAATGCTACCACTGAGCAAGATTTATTGATCTATGTGCTTTCACCCAAAGGACAAACAGAAATTACTAACTACCGCACAGTCAAAGTCCCCTCTGATGTCAACATCCCTCTATTTATCAAAGATGAATTTGGTAATTTTTATAACTCTACCTTCCAAACTGCATATACCAAAGAAGGTAAAAAAGTAGCTTTCTTAGAATATGCTTGGGATATGAGTAGTTGCGATCCTTGTTCTGCTGAACCTCTAACGACAGAGGAACTCAAGCAAGCAGGCGTATTTTGGCTAGATGACAATTCTAGGAATTCTATCTCCCCCAGTCGCCGTTCCTTGCCAACAAATAATGTCTTTATCTCTCGCTTACACGTCCGCTACACTCGTGATAAGTTCCCCGAAGATTTGATGTTTCAAGAAACCTCTAACACACAGTCTTTTCAAGGAAGATATGTTTTACAACATCCATACACAGGTGAACTCAAATGTCAAGCTGGTAGAGAATACAAACGTTCTTTATTCAACCGCTTTGAACAAGAAGCCCAAACCCTAGCCAGACTAACTAATTGGAATATCCAAGACATTCGCCAAAAAATGAAATTGACAACCACTAATCTCACAAGTTCCTGGTGGGAAAATTTCTTAACTTGGTTGGGAATATAG
- a CDS encoding RnfABCDGE type electron transport complex subunit D: protein MLLKDVRDYQILFLSLFLLLGMATRDWTLKLEMITVAIATCLLTQWLLSWLKNQHTQDTDHPLRSLPYSLLPPEINLRSPLITSLGLSLLLRADHWTTMALAAASAIASKFIFQINAKHFFNPGNFGIITALVLTPDAWVSPGQWGEDWWYGLLFVGAGGMILQRIGRWDTTAAFLGFYAFLEAIRNIWLGWTWDVYWHRLMSGSLLLFALFMITDPRSIPNARIGRIIWAITIAIITFILRNYFFVPTAVFWALFAFAPLTVLLDILHPSLRFSWFEMDKREC, encoded by the coding sequence ATGTTACTCAAAGATGTACGGGATTATCAAATTCTCTTTCTGAGTTTGTTTCTCTTGTTAGGGATGGCTACAAGAGATTGGACATTAAAACTGGAAATGATCACAGTAGCGATCGCCACTTGTTTATTAACACAGTGGTTATTGTCATGGCTGAAGAACCAACACACACAAGACACTGATCATCCTCTGAGGTCCTTGCCCTACAGCCTTTTGCCACCAGAGATTAATCTCCGCAGTCCTTTAATCACTTCCTTGGGACTCAGCTTATTATTGCGGGCTGATCATTGGACAACAATGGCCTTAGCCGCAGCTAGTGCGATCGCTAGTAAATTTATCTTTCAAATCAATGCTAAACATTTCTTTAATCCAGGCAATTTCGGGATTATTACAGCTTTAGTGTTAACCCCAGATGCGTGGGTATCCCCTGGACAGTGGGGTGAAGACTGGTGGTATGGGCTGTTATTTGTCGGCGCAGGGGGCATGATTTTGCAACGCATCGGGCGTTGGGACACAACAGCCGCTTTTTTAGGGTTTTACGCTTTTCTAGAAGCTATACGTAATATCTGGCTGGGCTGGACTTGGGATGTTTATTGGCATCGCTTAATGAGTGGATCTTTACTGTTATTCGCCTTATTCATGATTACCGATCCTCGCTCAATTCCCAATGCCAGGATTGGACGGATTATTTGGGCAATCACTATCGCCATCATTACGTTTATTCTCCGCAATTATTTCTTTGTCCCCACCGCAGTCTTTTGGGCTTTATTCGCCTTTGCTCCCTTGACAGTTTTGTTAGATATTCTCCACCCATCTCTCAGGTTTTCTTGGTTCGAGATGGATAAGAGAGAGTGCTGA
- a CDS encoding phosphoribosyltransferase: MRFKDRTDAGKILAQILTDYANRPDVLVLALPRGGVPVAFEVAQALNAPLDVVVVRKLGVPNNEELAMGALAKLPGTDFATGGVRILNQEIVNQMQIPDAVITRIAMQQQRELERRETLYRGDRPFPNLQGRTIILVDDGLATGATMWAATMAVRQQKPQQIIIAVPVAAAETCEDLQTKVEKIVCTTTPSPFYSVGLWYEEFPQTTDSEVCELLKTSNNHQPLFSSK; the protein is encoded by the coding sequence ATGCGATTCAAAGACCGCACAGATGCAGGGAAAATTCTCGCTCAAATATTAACAGATTATGCCAACCGTCCAGATGTGCTGGTGCTGGCTTTGCCCAGAGGTGGTGTTCCTGTAGCTTTTGAAGTGGCTCAAGCTTTGAATGCTCCCTTAGATGTGGTAGTGGTACGTAAACTCGGTGTGCCTAATAACGAAGAACTAGCGATGGGAGCATTAGCGAAGCTTCCCGGAACAGACTTTGCTACAGGTGGTGTGCGGATACTGAATCAAGAAATTGTCAATCAAATGCAAATTCCTGATGCAGTCATCACCAGAATTGCGATGCAACAGCAAAGGGAACTAGAAAGACGAGAAACTTTGTATCGAGGCGATCGCCCTTTCCCAAATTTGCAAGGACGGACTATTATTTTGGTGGATGATGGTTTAGCCACAGGTGCAACCATGTGGGCTGCCACAATGGCTGTCAGGCAACAAAAACCCCAACAGATTATCATTGCTGTACCAGTGGCAGCTGCTGAAACCTGCGAAGATTTGCAAACCAAGGTAGAAAAAATTGTCTGTACTACCACACCTAGCCCATTCTATAGTGTAGGTCTTTGGTACGAAGAGTTTCCCCAAACTACAGATAGTGAAGTCTGCGAACTGCTCAAAACATCTAACAATCATCAACCCTTATTTTCAAGTAAATAA